A DNA window from Hordeum vulgare subsp. vulgare chromosome 1H, MorexV3_pseudomolecules_assembly, whole genome shotgun sequence contains the following coding sequences:
- the LOC123414990 gene encoding uncharacterized protein LOC123414990: protein MDPLVVDNGHARRVPLMNAGRSSSTLGRSSGTDPNAQRFYTSQITAAEMSNPSTATGQRGNTGKLSNLGDSARKQYLREHRSSSRYSQLAAADQSDKSKWSQSHQFQERPSSSHRKDEVVADKEPAGVNGTRKNRVQYSGPLMPPWVNMEEILKEHERQIQQAVRRARLDKGKGKHAERDQSESLLYAAQRVYLQGEEMEQSYSGLRRRSLSRWPSIFSYP from the exons ATGGATCCTCTGGTAGTAGACAATGGTCATGCTCGCCGTGTTCCTTTGATGAATGCTGGTCGTTCATCCTCCACTTTGGGTCGATCAAGTGGCACAGATCCAAACGCCCAGAGATTCTACACCTCTCAGATTACTGCTGCCGAGATGTCTAACCCATCTACTGCAACTGGGCAGCGAGGCAATACTGGTAAGCTGTCTAACCTTGGGGACAGTGCCAGGAAACAATATTTAAGAGAGCATCGGTCGAGTTCAAGGTACAGTCAACTCGCTGCTGCTGACCAGTCTGACAAATCCAAATGGTCGCAATCACATCAATTCCAAGAAAGACCGTCATCTTCCCATCGGAAGGATGAAGTGGTGGCAGATAAGGAGCCTGCAGGG GTGAATGGCACAAGGAAGAACAGAGTCCAGTACTCAGGACCATTGATGCCTCCCTGGGTAAACATGGAAGAGATCCTTAAAGAGCACGAGCGGCAGATCCAACAAGCGGTGCGAAGGGCTCGTCTGGACAAGGGAAAGGGCAAGCACGCCGAGAGAGACCAGTCGGAGTCGCTGCTGTATGCTGCCCAGAGAGTGTATTTACAAGGAGAGGAGATGGAACAGAGCTACTCGGGACTCCGCCGCCGCAGTCTTTCTCGATGGCCTTCTATTTTTTCATACCCTTGA
- the LOC123415006 gene encoding E3 ubiquitin-protein ligase AIRP2-like: LRPYLLCERYTRSQSCPSCRGSLKRVQSRDLWVLTGDDDVIDPVTLEKENVRHFHSFIDSLPLIVPDNLLLVYYDYLHLIEICIFNFNIDV, translated from the exons CTTCGACCTTATTTGTTATGTGAACG GTACACAAGATCTCAGTCATGCCCTTCCTGCCGCGGAAGCCTGAAGAGGGTCCAGTCCAGGGACCTGTGGGTGCTCACGGGCGACGACGACGTGATCGACCCCGTGACCCTGGAGAAGGAGAATGTGAGGCACTTCCACAGCTTCATCGACAGCCTGCCCCTCATCGTCCCCGACAACCTTCTGCTGGTCTACTATGACTACCTGCATCTGATAGAAATTTGCATTTTTAACTTTAACATAGATGTTTAG